The stretch of DNA CACGGCAAGTCGGACTCGCTGCGCGGTCTGAAGGAGAACATCATCATCGGCAAGCTCATCCCGGCGGGCACCGGTCTCGACCGGTACCGCAACATCCGGGTCGAGCCCACCGAGGAGGCCCGCCAGGCCGCCTACGCCGTCACGGGCTACGAGTCCTACGACTACGGCTTCGGCTCGCCCGACGGCCCCGCCGTCCAGCTGGAGGACTACGACTTCACGTCGTACGAGCCCTGACGGACTGAACGCACGACGGCCCCGGACCTGTTGGTCCGGGGCCGTCGTCGTGTATGGGTGCGGTCGTCGTGACGTCGCTGGTGCGCTGCCGTAGGGGATCTGGGGTTGCTGGTGCGCTGCCGCGGCTGGCGCTGGGGGTGGTCTCCGCAAGGGCCTCGACCGGGCGGCCGGGTGGCGCCGTGGCTCGGGTTCTCGGGCTGTGGCCTTCGGTGGACACAAGAACCTGCGTTCGTGCGCTGGGACGTCAAGGATGCTGCGATTGCTACGGGATCCCGTCGTGAACGCAGAAGCGTTCGGCCTCGCACGCGCGAAGGAAGAAGCGTGGGTGTGCTTGGGGGTGGGGTGGGCAGCGCTTCTCCCTTCGCGTGGCACGGTCCGCGAGAAGGAAGCATCGTTGCCACGCTCAGCCCCGTCGGCGGTGGAACATCAACCGCACGAGCGCTCCTGCGGTTGGAGATCCACCGATGGAGCGCGCGAACGCAGCATTGTGCGTCCCGGCAGAAGGCCTCAGGCGGTGGGGGCGGGGGCCTTCGACGACTCCGGCTTGGTCTCGGGGTCGGGGCGGAACAGCCAGCGGAGGCGGGGCTCGAAGACCGGGCGGAAGACGGTGGCGACCAGCTGCGTCATGAGCAGGTTCGCGACCACCGTGGCGACGACCATGGTCAGCACCACCGCGGGTGCGCCGTACTTCTCGAGGGAGTCGAACACGCCGAACTGGTAGCGCAGCAGCAGGATCACGTAGCCGTGCAGCAGGTAGCAGTAGAACGTGCGCCCGCCGAGACGCGTCGTCCACGACCGACGGCGGGGGACGAGCGAGAGCGCGGCGAAGGTGAGCACCAGGCCGATGACGAGCAGCTCCGCGCGCTGCGTGATGCCCTCCAGGGGCGAGGCGCCGAGCGGGTCCTCGTCGTAGCGCTGCTTCCACAGCAGCCAGTCGAGCGTCCAGTTCGCCGAGTAGAGGTAGCAGATGACGAAGCTGCCGGCGAGCAGCAGCGCCGAGCCGACCCGGATGCGGGGGTCCGCGAGCCGCTCGAAGCGCTCACGGCTCATGTGCAGACCGATCACGTAGAACGGCAGGAAGCCGAGGATCTTCGGCAGCGCCAGCACGTTCGGCACCTCGATGAGCCCGACCAGCAACGAGATCGCGATCGACGTCGTGATCGGGTAGCGCAGCGCACGCCAGATCGGGGTGGTCAGCCGCCACACGAACAGCGCCGCCATGAACCAGCCCAGCCACTGCGGCGACAGGAACTTGTACGGCTCCGGCTCACCCGTGTAGTGGCGGGTGATCATCTGCATCGAGATCTCGATGATCAGGTACGGGACCACCAGGGTGCTGACGATGCGGCGCACCTGCCGCGCGTCGCCCATGTAGCGCCGAGCCGTGTAGCCGGAGATCAGGATGAAGAACGGCATGTGGAACGCGTAGATCCACACGTACACGCCGCGCGCGGAGTCCATCGCCACGAACTGCGTGAGGGAGTGCCCGATCACGACGAGCAGCATCACCCAGTACCGTGCGTTGTCGAGATAGGCCACGCGCTCCTTCGGGGCGGCGGTCGTCACGGGCAACGGGTCGAGGGCACTCATCGTCCACCGACTCTAGTGGAGCGCACCGAAGGGAGCCCGATGAACGAGCACCGCGAGACGCGCCGCACGCAGCGGCTCGGCGCGTACGGCGTCGTCGTCGCCGACGACGAGACCGGCACGCCCCGGCTGCTGCTCACCCGCATCTCCCCGACCGGCTACCCGGCGGGCTGGTGGGCGTTGCCGGGCGGCGGTGTCGACCACGGCGAGTCCCCGCACGACG from Aeromicrobium erythreum encodes:
- a CDS encoding acyltransferase family protein; the protein is MSALDPLPVTTAAPKERVAYLDNARYWVMLLVVIGHSLTQFVAMDSARGVYVWIYAFHMPFFILISGYTARRYMGDARQVRRIVSTLVVPYLIIEISMQMITRHYTGEPEPYKFLSPQWLGWFMAALFVWRLTTPIWRALRYPITTSIAISLLVGLIEVPNVLALPKILGFLPFYVIGLHMSRERFERLADPRIRVGSALLLAGSFVICYLYSANWTLDWLLWKQRYDEDPLGASPLEGITQRAELLVIGLVLTFAALSLVPRRRSWTTRLGGRTFYCYLLHGYVILLLRYQFGVFDSLEKYGAPAVVLTMVVATVVANLLMTQLVATVFRPVFEPRLRWLFRPDPETKPESSKAPAPTA